A stretch of DNA from Anopheles ziemanni chromosome 3, idAnoZiCoDA_A2_x.2, whole genome shotgun sequence:
ATGCCTTGAATGGACGAGTGGAAAAATCGGAATGCGGCCGTTGTATGAGAATTAATGACCGATGGATTAACATTGGGATTGTAATCGTTGCTGAAACCAGTCGTCTGGTATTGGAGTCCAACATTCAACATGTAGTTTTGGCCAAGTAGACCTGGAAGCCATTCGTAGTACACGATATGTTGATATTGAGCAATGTTGATGCGCCTAGCTACTTGGAACAATTTCTCATCATCCCAAGTTGGATTGAGCGTCTTCAATCTTCTTGCAATGCGGTTGTGCTCTCTCACAAAAGTCACCTGCAACATGGCTAGGTGTGGGCTTTGGTTAGCTCGACCGTCGCCAGTAAGATAACATGCTTCATTCGGAGTTCGCAGGCTACAAGTGGTGGATGCACTTGGATGCCTCGGTGGCCATTCTTGTCCAACGCGTTGTTCAACTTTCATTAGCCCCGAATCTAGCGATCGCAGCTGAATGCTTTCATTAACACTGTTACCGTACACTACGGATAGGTCCAAGAACGAGGTAACGGAGTTAATCTGTTCAGCCTGTGTACAGTTAGTATTTAAATCGCAAGTAGTTATGGTTCGgaccatattcaaacactctATTTCACGAGCAGAGAAAACAGGATCCCGGTCTGACACGGGTATGGCCATACATCTTGATCCGGGGTTTGGTTGTAATCGCCCGTTTGCGCAGCAGGTGATTGGATCACGAACTAAaaacagaacgaaaaaagtgataGATACTTAGTATGTGATTCACAAACTGGTTAGAGTAAAAATTAACTTCATTGTGCGTTTAAATTCAGCAAGTAtaattttttgaaacaaatttttacCTCCGCGCGTGAGAGCCATGTCGTGGGCCACAATCTGTCCAAACTGCATATTCACCAGAGTGAAATCTGGAGAGTTCTGCACATCCTCTTCGAATACCTCGACTGAAAGTAGTCTGGCATTCGGGAGGTCAGTGCCGTCCTTCGCTACTGGAGGGCTCGATTTTCCATCGCCGTAGTTCGCGGGTATAAGGCGGGAGAACGGCGTATTCACCGTTCCCCATGTTGGATTTTGTATGTTGTTACAGGTTCCATCAAATGATCTGTAAAGAGAGTTGCACTGGCTTAGGACTTCCTTAAGCCCCGTTACCACGAGTAAGATGAGTATCCCGTTGGACTTCATCGTCTTGACTTTCGGAACAATTGTACAAGAATAAATTTAGACTGCCACAAAAATGATTATTTATACACCGCGAATGGCATTCGAGGGTTGTTTATCATCAACGTTGAATACCAGGAAACAGAATCTATTTGCTTATGCTTCTTATTGtatctttgttttccttttttacagCACCTTCCTTTGAAGCAGTATATCTTTATATTTTCGCTCGCTCCACACTCTTGTATCACTTTGAGATACCATGCTCACTTGTTGACGTGATATATTTTGCATGTTTCGATGATAGGTGTTTTTCAgtggtatttttgtt
This window harbors:
- the LOC131285712 gene encoding peroxidase-like — its product is MKSNGILILLVVTGLKEVLSQCNSLYRSFDGTCNNIQNPTWGTVNTPFSRLIPANYGDGKSSPPVAKDGTDLPNARLLSVEVFEEDVQNSPDFTLVNMQFGQIVAHDMALTRGVRDPITCCANGRLQPNPGSRCMAIPVSDRDPVFSAREIECLNMVRTITTCDLNTNCTQAEQINSVTSFLDLSVVYGNSVNESIQLRSLDSGLMKVEQRVGQEWPPRHPSASTTCSLRTPNEACYLTGDGRANQSPHLAMLQVTFVREHNRIARRLKTLNPTWDDEKLFQVARRINIAQYQHIVYYEWLPGLLGQNYMLNVGLQYQTTGFSNDYNPNVNPSVINSHTTAAFRFFHSSIQGILKFYEESRKSLTKVDINDHTNNPTILEQTSDRYPDLLRGMTTQPMGLNDISLDPATKHFLFRFNNMFGIDLKALDIQRGRDHGLPGYNDFANYCYKTRATNWDDFKLSLLPGAAQLLSIYYNSVDDLDLSVGLAFEKKIDGTQTGMLMRCILTEQFLRTRRGDRYFYENGQAAIGFTAVQLREIRKANIARILCDTSADVQQMQPAGFLLPSRTNPIGPCNALPTPDLKVFT